The genomic region GTTTCATCTTGGAGGGTTACTCCCAGGGCGCTGCGGCGACCGTGAACGCGTTGTCGCAGCTGACGGGGAATGCTGGGGATGCTGTTAAGGGGGTGTTTCTGATTGGTGACCCGTTGCATAAGAGCGGGTTGGCGTGTAATGTTGATAACAATGGTGGTACGACGACTCAGAATGTCAATGGGCTTGAGGCTTTTGGGGGTGGAGGTATTCCACAGAACTGGGTCTCTCGCACGCTTGATGTTTGTATCTTTGTAAGTTCTTATCAAGCTGGGTTTTGGATGGTATTGACTAATGTGAATAGGGCGATGGAGTCTGTGATACGACACATGGGTATGGCATCAATGCTCAGCATCTTGAGTATCCCAATGATCCAGAGACTCAGAAGCTCGGAACAACTTTTGTTGTCAAGAAGTTGACTGGGTAAGGGACTCGATTTGGAAGGGGAATGTTTATTTGTGTATCTAGTGTCGGGAATGGCGATGTACATAGTGTTTTGAGTTGTTCAGAAGTTGAGTGGGTTGTGTCGCGTACCCACTTTCCGCGCACCCCCACCGTCTGCGCACTCCCTGCGACCGTAATTTCCCAACCCCTTTTCTGTAAATATCATCACAACACCATTAAATAATATCAGAAAGAAATCCAAATTTTTAATATGAGTACTTCTGATGACGCTCGACATTGTGGTCAGGAAGAAATCCGTGAAAGAATCAATAGTGGCGAGTCAATTCGCAGTTGCGCAAAATTTTACAGGAAACGCGAGTCCACGCTCCGTGGTCAATTGAAAGGCGCGTCACAACCTGAGTCTGAGCCCGAATCTGAACCTGATCCTGGgggcgctatagctatatatatgagaatgcagtgtaaggtcagggaccttacatcctagtcttttgccgTATAGCGCAGCAGGGGTCTATTGGTCAATAACTTACGCAATTGTTTCACGGCAATGATTAACATGTAAGCTCAACTGTTTAGGTCAAACGCATTTGATACATTTACCTAGTTGCAAAATTGTGACGGTTggggttcccaagggataaactagtccgtactaggtttatgttggcagatgcgtagggcgttgtgatactgagcgttgcgaagtgtcacgtctcttaatactGAATAaagcgggtaaggcgtattcaggtaaagatgttttattgatagctggtgagctaagttatatctagtgctaaaggaatgtatatatacttgatGGTATGCAAGTCGTATGGCGTGCGttcgacttctacagggtaggtaACTACTTATTGGTGCGAAAAATGGGGATGTCCACCTTACGTGCGTGACGActtgttgggtcgtaacaaaAAATCTTCTTATCTTACACTGAGAACACTCCGTCTCCTGCGACTTGTTTCACTCCTCCTCTTGCTTAGGGTTAACAACATCGGCAATCTCCTTGATTGCCTCGCTCAGGACCGCATTTTCAATCTGCAGCACTAAGATCTCTTCCTTCAGAGTCTTGATCTCAGCGTCCTTCTTCGCAAGTTCAGCTTCATAATCTTTCTTCTGACGCAATGCCTCTTGTGTCTTCCTGGAGAGTTGTTCTTCCAGGTCTTTAGCCTCCTTGAGGTGGGTTTGGTGGGAGGGTCGACGAGATGATGACATGTTTATTTAGTTGTCGAATTGCTTAGGTGCTGGTGTCTGGAAATGATACTGCATCCCTTGGGGTATTTATACACATAACTGATTGACCCCGCAGAGCATTCATATAGCGATGTTGGGGCTCGGGATGACCGGCCGTTCAGAGAACAGAATTTTCAGAGAACGGCACGGAAGTGATACCGGGATTAAAACAGAATTTTCGTAGGTCGTTGAGACCAGTCCCATATTTTTTACTACTTTGTGGCATGAGTTATGAGAGAGTTTGAAACAATCATCTGATTGACACAAGGAAGTCTTGGCTCAGAAAAAAACCCAAACAGAAAAAGCGCGGATCCACTATAAAGCCTTGGCACAGGGCAAAATCGAAAGCGGAATGGTGCAGTCCCGCTTAAAATGTCTTGGCTCAGAAATATTCAAGAAAGGAATAGCTTGGCTACCCCGTATCGTATCGGCTTGCGAAGAGGCGATAGTAATGTAACGGAGCCATAAATGATACATTGATTCATCGATTCATCACTTTATTAATTGAAGCGACcagctcaacaacaaccgATTCTGCAATAGTGCACAGACCCCGCCCACGGACTTCCAGGCGAACAGCGCGTTGAAGCTTCCCAGCAAGGTTTGGACAACGTCCATATCTTTCCATTGTCCATGGAGAAGGCCTTCATTTCGAAGGGCATTATACAGATGTGCAGGGTACGTGATCGAGCCCCAGGAGTTCATGATGGCAATGCCAAGATTATACATCTTAGATCGAAAGTGGTATAGCACAAGCCCGCAGAGTATTGGGGGAGTGAACAAGTACGCGGTGTCTTCCAGATTCCATGGCTAGGCTTCCAGCTCCTTGCGAGACTCTTTATTTGGCAAGGAAGACTGGATCTAGAGCCAACCATTGTAAGGAATTCTTAAACACGCGGAGAGCGCGCTCATTTGAAGCAGGTCAGTTTTTAATTCTCAAGTTCTCATGAAACTCGATATGGCTACTCAGCTCGCAAGCCATCGCAATCGTGTGTTTGAGCAGACTGTCTAATGCACTGGATGCGTGATCTCTGATGATGTGATGAACGTCCAAGAGGATTTGGTCGGCGTAGACAAGGTGGAAAGGTACGTTTCCAGTGGCATCCAACTCTCGGATTCCTCGAATGAAGTTGTCTTCAACTGGGTAGTTAGGAACAAGACGAGCGAGCGTGGCGGCCTCGGTGAAGAACTCGGATAGGATGATCTGATCCTCTTTGAATTCGGCTCGACCTTTCTTGGACGTTCGATCACTCTGGGGATCGTACGTTCCAAAAATGCCTTCCTTGTAGATTGGTGAATCATTTGGAGGTAAAACCCTAGCCAGGCCATCAAGCAACAGACTGGCATTCAGGTAGGTTTTGTCCGCGACCTCATAAATATTTTCATTTTTACCGGCTGGGCCCCATGAAAGAATATCATCCTGTGAAAATCTATCTCGTCTACGACAGATAAAAGAAAACTTCCCCAGCATAGTACTGGTACCACCATGATCTTTAAAAATTGAGAGGACTTGCTCAATAAGATTGCGTGCCAGATCGATCCCAGTATTCGTGGCAACAGCATCGTTGGCGAGATCGAAACATCCATCTCGGTAATTGGACCAAATCCATCCGATGTAGGACCTAATCTGGTTGAGATCGTTCACCATGATTGTGTACGCTACCAAAGCATCTTCATCTCCCTGTGCGTTCTTGGGACGCTCGATATCAGGGACATCTAGAAACTCTGGGGACGATTCGAAAATTTTGAGACTGCTGAAGCCAGTGATCAGAATGGTCTGGTATGAGTTGGTATTGGTATGGTAAATACCGCCAAGACTTGGTATGGTTTGAAGAAATCTCAATACCATGGTATTACCGGTATACCAAGTCATACCAGTAAGGCTAAAATGGGCTAAAAATAGGCTGAGTTGGTGGCGCTAGGCGGTTGGGTTAAGGACCAAACTGGCTAGcgcctcaaggtcaagaattTTCTCGGCTTAAAATTACAATCCTACAACACGTAGTTGACCTATTTACGGTATTGAGGTATCACATATGGAATATCCAGTTCCAACCTCGCCGTCCTCTCCGGCTACGAGCTCAACGCCATTATCCTTCAAGACTCCTACACCGTCGCCTGCTCCCACACTACTTGTCTCGACGCCATCACCTGCTCCCCTTCAGTATCCCGAGCCTCCAGACGAATTTGTACAAGACAACATCACGTACTTGAATCGCGAAAAGACCACAAAGAAAGCAGCCCGTCTGGGCTCATCATATGTATGGAAGTATGGTCTTCGCTACATCCGAGACAGTGATAAGAAAGAAGTGTATTACTGCCACGAGTGTGCAGCCGGAAAGCATAAGCAAGAGCTATTTATTATCAATGGCAGAATCGATTCCCTGAAGATACTGACCTTCCACCAGCGTACTATGCAGCTCAGATACTCGACCCATATCGAAAGTGGGCATGGTTCAGGCAAGAATGGGTACTCCAAGCcggaaaagaaaaacaaatgTAGTTTGATAACGCACAATCTGCGGTGAAGCAGCTCTGGGAGACAGGGTATAACAGACTTGCGTATTTTGATAtgctaaagtgatatcaCACTGTGCTAAAGTGCTaaagtgatatatatcaccgTGAATATATATCACACTTTTTTTCAGCTAAATGTGATATCACGATAGCTAAAATGCTATCGGCCGTGTGGCATGCTTATCCGATAAGATTAGATAATCTTATCTACTTTTGTTGGATCTACTCTAATTAGCTTTTGCAACACCCCTATTGGCTTGTGTCATCGTGCACAGACCATCGAGGCGCACAACGCGACATTTCCAGGTTGAGGATACACGAGACATGTGAGACTccaaggtcgaaatggtcttctgaccGTGAGAACATTGGCACGGATAGAAAGCTCCTGACGGGAGATATCTAAACGGGCCagttttgtttgcattacttccaatctacGGAAAATCAGCATGTTTTGAAGTTCATCGTGGAAGTTTTTTACAAGacgggcctaccctatatctCAGTGCTTGAAAGATACCAGAGTGCTCACGTATTCCCCCACACTTGCGCAAGTACCCTCTAAACAATATTAGTCGCATTTCATGGTCACAAagattcgcttttcaacctcccCCACGCTGGACATAGTCCTTATGggaattgggaaatggtctcATTCAATAAATTACCGTTGAAATTTAGAAAGCAGTCGTTTATGGGCTGCGGGGAAATATGATTGctgcagttgcacgatacTTATCCTGACGTGTAAGCTCTTAATATGAAATATGTAGTTAAAGGGGTTATAAGAATACTAAATGTTCTAACGtggttgataagcgagtAGGTCAGCGCACTGTATACCTAAAAATAGCCTACCCTATAAGACCTAGCtcctttaaataaaatagctcAAACGAACTCTCTCCTGTAAAAATTTTTCCTTGCCACCCGCTGTTAGCGTTCTGCTAGGGCAGAAAATTACAGgccaaaatggcaacaaAAGCAGCTGTGGGACTAGCGGGACCCTAACAGCCGCCTGAAGAAAGGGATTCAGAGAGTTGACGTTTCTTCGTGACATGTGTCTTCAACGACACTGAGCTTCGCGAGCTCTTGACACCGCCTCCGGGCACTATTTCATTTGTCTTATCTGCGACTTCTTCCCACCTCGTCATTTCGGGGCCAATGACCCCCCGGACGAAAATATACATAACATAATATAACATGATAGACCAATCAGAACATGTTCCGATCATCTCAGCGAACTTCATGCTAAGACGGTTTGTAATCTGTGTTGTGCGAAACCCTGACGTACAGAACTAAATGGATGGGAGCTGCGACAATGCGGCAGTGGCAATTCGGCCAGCGAGGATTAGAGAACAGCACTGAGTTCGTGTCTTCTATTTACAGTTGAGGCTCGTGGCTAAGAGCTTAAATCAGCAGACAGAACTTAGAGTTCGCGTCTGCATAATTTCTATCATGTCTTATGCTATCGAGATACAGACCTTTCCAATAAAGCCTTGCTCGCTGATATGTGTAAACGCAGCAGGTGCGTCTTCAAACTTGAAAACACGATCAACATATGGCTTAATATCATGCTGCTCAATAGCCTCCTTCATTTGCAGCAAGTGCTCCAGGCTTCCACAGTGGATAGCACGGAACGTGGCCATGTTGAAATACATGTCAACTGTTGTAGGCTGTTGCTCTGCGAGGCCAGCGATGAAGCCCACAACTGCCACCAGACCATCCGACTTAACAGTCTTCAGTGCCTGAGACGCGATAAGTTTCTGGGAGTAGGATAGAAGAGCGAGGGAACCCACCTGAGTCATAGTATTGCCGCCAACGACGTCTACAACGAGATCCACACCTTTCTTTCCGGGGTTTCACTCTTGACAGCGTCAGACCACTCGTTCACCTCCTTATAATTGATAACATGATCAGCACCAAGCCTCGACAGCACCTCGGCCTTTCTGGCGGAAGACGTAGTGGCGATGACTTTTGCTCCTCCAGCTTTTGCAAACTAGAAAAAGACTTCGGTAAGCATAAAACAGATAACTAGATGGGGGTTTGGGCGCTCCTAACCTGTAGGCTGAAAATGCTCACGCCGCCCGTGCCCTCAGTTAAGACGCACTGGCCTGGTCGGAGCTGATGATCGGGCAATCCATATAGAGCATTCCAAGCGGTGACCCCGGCAACGGTTAGTGTACTGGCTTCGATGAAGCTCAAGTTACTAGGCATAGGGGCCCAATATTCCTCATCAAGCACGACGTACTCTGAAAGGATGCCTGGGACGTCGGGGCTTGCAAGGTTTGAAACCTCAAACTCCCGCTGAAGACGGCCGGAGCGCCACATAGGCTTGAAGACTGAAAACACTTTATCTCCAGGCCGCAGACTCCTCACTCGTTCTCCAATAGCAACAACCACTCCAGCACCATCCGAGAGTGGAACAAAAGGCAGCGGCAATGGTACTGGATACAGACCCTAGCGGACTTCAGTGTTTGCTCAGAATCCTCAAATAATCAAGTCAATGGGCCATACCTGAGACAACGCGAGATCGCGATAATTCAGGCTCCAAGCAGCCACTGGAGAAAACAAAAATTAGTTTCTAATGCGCTCTTGCGGAATGGATCATACTCACTCTTGACGACAGCCTGGTTAGGTGCAGGAGGAACAAGATCGACAGATTCAAGCTTCAAAGATGACGGGCCATCGAGTGACGGCAGTACCCATCTTCTCGTAGTCTTCGGAATCGTCATCATCTAGATGATAATAAGCACGTAGAATAAACGATGTTGTTAGCAAAAATGGTTGGTAGACtgataagaaaagaaaagacaattGTTAAAGCAAAAGTAGAACTTATACTTCTTTCTCAGTGCCTCTCAACTAATACATTGATCCGAACTCTTAGACACAACATTCCGGGAATCATGAAATTCTATTGGCTCGGGTTCTGCGAATTCCCCGTTGAATACGCGGACCGGGGGAACTGCCGCCCGGTACTGTATAAAAAGTCGCCGAAACTCCA from Fusarium poae strain DAOMC 252244 chromosome Unknown contig_2, whole genome shotgun sequence harbors:
- a CDS encoding uncharacterized protein (SECRETED:SignalP(1-17)~CAZy:CE5), which encodes MLSQFITFLALTGCVAAAPNLRAAKCISYTIINTRGTGELQGPSAGFRTMNSQITSQLPGGKIYNTVYPAGWDQNSAQGTQDIIREVKSVLASNPSECFILEGYSQGAAATVNALSQLTGNAGDAVKGVFLIGDPLHKSGLACNVDNNGGTTTQNVNGLEAFGGGGIPQNWVSRTLDVCIFGDGVCDTTHGYGINAQHLEYPNDPETQKLGTTFVVKKLTG